In Vigna angularis cultivar LongXiaoDou No.4 chromosome 8, ASM1680809v1, whole genome shotgun sequence, one DNA window encodes the following:
- the LOC108336891 gene encoding uncharacterized protein LOC108336891: MAFDLGFVVVIVRSDIATGVRGRKTYVKLGCERGGKYRKYKADAVASVYGTRKCECPFRLKGKPCSDGVGWVLKVMCGHHNHELAETLVGHPYAGRLNTSEKSLLVDMTKSKVTPANILLTLKQNNDRNVTTIKQIYNARHAYKRSLRGSRTELQQLMMLLDRDKYIHWSRYRLPLLEIVGMTSTGLTFSAAFAFLSTERQSNFTWALEKLKGLFLTSEGGPKVIVTDRDLALMNAISSVFPESYQMLCRFHILKNVKAKCKMLVHSTEVWEVLMDAWENVMDCADESLFAEYVNGFEYASRSWPLFFEYVNQNLIIPYSTYFVKFWTNKVMHLGNTTTNRAESAHWSLKKVLGNSMGDLELIGRVSRYALDLIAKELKIVQQIGLDSSKCGCVLRRTFGVPCACELARYDPRMIPIGEFHIMWRRLHFSNVELNETKPQLSIKDELKQVEERFNEVDIGGKVTIKQKLLEIVCPTLTSMVPPLHKVKTKGAQKSKVKRSERSTTRDPSYFEYVDAFHSTIESSSVRSKLQSKPKAMKKRRVPMIDQFHSTTHPFIVDVVDVVADGHCGYRCIAALLGLGEDSWPVVRNELYKELSAWRDDYASLVGGYDRLEELRSSLLVQSLSAVSVSRFM; encoded by the exons ATGGCTTTTGatttaggatttgttgtggTAATAGTAAGATCTGACATAGCTACTGGTGTACGGGGAAGAAAAACGTATGTCAAGcttggatgtgaaagagggggAAAATATAGGAAATACAAAGCTGATGCAGTGGCTAGTGTATACGGCACTCGTAAATGTGAATGTCCGTTTAGATTAAAGGGTAAACCATGTTCAGATGGGGTCGGATGGGTGTTGAAGGTGATGTGTGGACATCACAACCATGAGTTGGCTGAAACTTTAGTGGGTCACCCTTATGCTGGGAGGTTAAATACGAGTGAGAAGTCATTACTGGTTGATATGACAAAGAGTAAAGTTAcacctgcaaatattttattaacactcaaacaaaataatgatcgaAATGTGACAACGATTAAACAAATCTACAACGCAAGGCATGCGTATAAACGATCATTAAGAGGGTCCAGAACTgaactacaacaacttatgatgttgttggatcgGGATAAGTACATTCACTGGAGTAG atatagaCTTCCGTTGCTTGAGATTGTGGGTATGACGTCTACAGGGTTAACCTTCTCAGCAGCATTTGCTTTCTTGTCTACTGAAAGGCAGAGTAATTTCACATGGGCTTTGGAAAAGctgaaaggtttatttttaacatctgaGGGTGGTCCTAAAGTTATTGTGACTGACCGAGACTTGGCTTTGATGAATGCCATATCAAGTGTATTCCCTGAGTCATATCAGATGTTATGTCGGTTCcacatccttaaaaatgttaaagctaaatgcaaaatgttagttCATTCTACTGAGGTTTGGGAAGTGTTGATGGATGCATGGGAAAATGTGATGGATTGTGCTGATGAAAGCTTGTTTGCTGAGTATGTGAATGGTTTTGAATACGCAAGCAGATCATGGCctttgttctttgaatatgttAATCAGAATTTGATTATTCCGTACAGCACATACTTTGTAAAGTTCTGGACGAACAAAGTAATGCATTTAGggaacacaaccacaaatag gGCTGAATCTGCTCATTGGAGCCTGAAGAAAGTTCTGGGCAATAGTATGGGTGATTT AGAACTTATTGGGCGTGTGTCTCGATATGCATTGGATCTCATTGCTaaggaattgaaaatagtgCAGCAGATAGGATTGGACTCCTCAAAGTGTGGATGCGTATTGAGACGTACATTTGGTGTCCCATGTGCATGTGAATTAGCACGATATGATCCTAGGATGATCCCTATAGGTGAATTTCATATCATGTGGCGAAGATTGCATTTctcaaatgttgaattaaatgaaactaaGCCTCAGTTATCCATTAAAGATGAGTTGAAACAAGTAGAAGAACGATTCAATGAGGTTGACATTGGCGGTAAAGTCACCATCAAGCAGAAGTTACTTGAGATTGTTTGTCCTACATTGACATCAATGGTCCCTCCATTACATAAAGTCAAGACAAAGGGTGCAcaaaaaagtaaagttaaaCGAAGTGAAAGGTCTACTACGCGGGATCCATCATATTTTGAGTATGTGGACGCCTTTCATTCAACCATAGAATCTTCATCTGTGAGAAGTAAATTACAATCAAAGCCAAAAGCAATGAAGAAAAGGAGAGTTCCAATGATAGACCAGTTTCATTCTACTACTCACCCCTTCATTGTGgacgttgttgatgttgtggctGATGGTCACTGTGGGTATAGATGCATTGCTGCGTTGTTGGGACTcggagaagattcatggcccGTTGTGAGGAATGAGTTGTACAAAGAACTCAGTGCTTGGCGTGATGACTATGCAAGCCTAGTAGGAGGCTATGATAGACTAGAAGAACTGAGGTCCTCTTTGTTGGTGCAGTCACTGTCCGCGGTAAGTGTTTCCCGTTTTATGTAG
- the LOC128193506 gene encoding protein MAIN-LIKE 1-like, which translates to MARTRGASFNSRGESSRGESSSQGEARRRPTVSARRSRAPPIQHDPIAEERVVEEQTYEAYETHGEENAFEAPNDDDDEEEHADVHDIQEDVAGFPGGPHDHSLLTHYVQHVAYAISQGRDRGDTLKLISHGKKVNKLGPCHEGIQDIVLNSSLMPLTGICYDYVDKGLLLGFIERWHFETSSFHLPIGEMSITLDDVSTLLHLPVMGQMCDLEELEFEEARTALVQLLGVDGGTASSEMEDARGPKVRLSWLREIYVQRCESQHWDYAARAYLLHLVGCTIFANKSASSIRVSYLLLFRDVHACGRYAWGVAALAYLYDQLGDASLASTKQMAGYLTLFQSWIYEHFPSMGRRRLVASYDDTTPRAMRWQSPRQSSTLTEIFTVGNGQPSCSLTYIIQITKYN; encoded by the exons ATGGCAAGAACACGTGGTGCATCTTTTAATTCTCGAGGAGAGAGTTCTCGAGGAGAGAGTTCGTCGCAGGGCGAAGCGCGAAGAAGACCTACCGTTTCTGCTCGTAGAAGTCGGGCACCTCCTATCCAGCATGACCCCATAGCTGAGGAGCGAGTCGTTGAGGAACAAACATATGAGGCGTATGAGACTCATGGAGAGGAGAATGCATTTGAGGCCCCTAACGATGATGACGATGAGGAGGAGCATGCAGATGTTCATGACATACAAGAGGATGTCGCTGGATTTCCTGGAGGTCCACACGATCATTCATTGCTGACgcactatgttcagcatgtAGCTTATGCTATTTCCCAAGGCCGG GATCGAGGGGACACACTGAAGTTGATCTCCCAcggaaaaaaagtaaataagttaggACCATGCCACGAGGGAATTCAAGACATTGTGTTGAATTCCAGTTTGATGCCTCTTACAGGGATTTGTTATGATTACGTTGATAAGGGGTTACTCCTCGGATTCATAGAGAGGTGGCATTTTGAGACCAGTAGTTTCCATCTCCCTATAGGGGAGATGTCGATTACTCTTGATGACGTCTCGACATTACTTCACCTGCCCGTGATGGGGCAAATGTGTGATTTGGAGGAGTTGGAGTTTGAGGAGGCTCGTACAGCCCTTGTGCAACTACTCGGCGTTGATGGTGGCACAGCAAGTTCTGAGATGGAGGACGCACGTGGTCCGAAAGTCAGACTCAGCtggcttagagagatatatgttcAGAGGTGTGAGTCGCAGCATTGGGACTATGCTGCTAGAGCATATTTGTTGCATCTAGTAGGATGCACAATTTTTGCAAATAAGAGTGCCAGTTCTATACGCGTGTCTTACTTATTGTTATTTAGAGACGTACACGCGTGTGGCAGATATGCCTGGGGTGTTGCTGCACTCGCCTATTTGTACGACCAGCTCGGGGATGCGAGTCTCGCCTCCACGAAGCAGATGGCTGGATATTTGACTCTATTTCAG agttGGATATACGAACATTTCCCTAGTATGGGGAGGAGGCGGTTGGTAGCTTCTTACGATGACACCACACCACGTGCCATGAGGTGGCAGAGCCCTAGGCAGAGTTCCACTCTCACAGAGATATTCACCGTGGGCAACGGACAACCTTCTTGTAGCTTAACCTACATtatacaaataacaaaatataattga